Sequence from the Corallococcus sp. EGB genome:
CATGGGCAGCGGCGTCGCCGGCCAGGTCGCCCAGACGGGCGCCGTCATCAACATCCCCGACGCCTACGCCGACCCCCGCTTCAACAGCAGCTTCGACGTCTCCAGCGGCTACCGCACCCACACCATCCTCTGCGTCCCCATGCGCGACGCCAACGGCGAGGTGACCGGCGTCATCCAGGCCCTCAACAAGCGCGGCGGGCAGGTGTTCGACGCGGAGGATGAGGAGCTGCTGCTCGCCCTGGGCGCCCAGGCCGCCGGCGCGATTGAAAACGCCCTCCTCCACGAGGAGATCAACCGCCTCTTCGAGGGCTTCGTCTCCGCGTCCGTCGTGGCCATCGAAGCGCGCGACCCCACCACCGCGGGCCACTCCGGCCGCGTCGCGGACCTCACCGTGTCGCTGGCCCAGGCGCTGGAGCACCACTCCACCGGCCGCTATGCCCAGATGCGCTTCACCGCCGTGGAGCTGCAGGAGCTGCGGTACGCGTCGCTCCTGCACGACTTCGGCAAGGTGGGCGTGCGCGAGAACGTGCTCGTCAAGGCGGAGAAGCTCTACCCCCATGAGCTGGAGGCGCTGCGCGCCCGCTTCCAACTGGCTCGCAAGGACCTGCAGCTGCAGAGCTCGCGGCGCAGGCTGTCCGCCGTGGAGGCTCGCGGCCTGGCCGCCCTGCCCTCCATCCACCAGGAGGAGGACCTGCGGCTCGCCCACGAGCTGGCCCAGCTGGATGAGGTGATGGGCTTCCTGCTCACCTGCAACAAGCCCACGGTGCTCGCGCAGGGCAACTTCGAGCGGCT
This genomic interval carries:
- a CDS encoding HD domain-containing phosphohydrolase, giving the protein MLPQSAPASPNLNRRLAKLTSILDVAKAMSAERDLDLLLPLILYEATKVVESDRCSLFILDRERNELWSKVAQGSKNEIRLPMGSGVAGQVAQTGAVINIPDAYADPRFNSSFDVSSGYRTHTILCVPMRDANGEVTGVIQALNKRGGQVFDAEDEELLLALGAQAAGAIENALLHEEINRLFEGFVSASVVAIEARDPTTAGHSGRVADLTVSLAQALEHHSTGRYAQMRFTAVELQELRYASLLHDFGKVGVRENVLVKAEKLYPHELEALRARFQLARKDLQLQSSRRRLSAVEARGLAALPSIHQEEDLRLAHELAQLDEVMGFLLTCNKPTVLAQGNFERLLELGKLTFTDAHDQGQPLLLPQEIQSLSITRGTLSMEERREIESHVEHTYRFLSQIPWTRALRRVPEIAYAHHEKLDGTGYPRAIPEIPVQSRMMSICDIYDALTASDRPYKKAVPHALALDILKKEAGSGQLDMDLFTIFVEAEIPRRALKKSPA